Proteins encoded in a region of the Marinomonas maritima genome:
- a CDS encoding ATP-binding cassette domain-containing protein produces MSLLSLEQISVAFGHNPLLSKISFSADAGERVAIIGRNGAGKSTLLKVISGEQVADEGMVRIEGGMKVAQLPQELPAANEKTVREVVSEGAGQAHTLMARYFKLLEDFENDHSNELGDIQTELDKIQGWDLEQRVNHMIQRLALPADKLMSELSGGWRRRVILAQALISNPDVLLLDEPTNHLDVPTIEWMEQQLQQFRGLILFITHDRRFLEKLANRIIELDRGNLISFSGSIHAFLAFKEKMLEEEERANALFDKRLAEEEVWIRQGIKARRTRNEGRVRALEALRDERSERIGRQGNAKMAIETKDKSGKLVAEFTQVSHSFDDKVILQPMDLVVSRGDRIGLIGPNGCGKSTFLKILLGNLEPSSGKVHQGTKLNIAYFDQLREQLDPEQTVAENVGEGKDVIEINGQNKHVIGYLGDFLFPPERARTPVKALSGGERNRVLLAKLFTRPANLLIMDEPTNDLDVETLELLEELLMNYDGTLLLVSHDRAFLDNVVTSVIAFEGEGKVKEYVGGYQDWIRQGGKFPTESTSQTNDEPTKKEKAKLEAKKEAASAVKPKAKLSYKLQREFENMPEAIATLERDIASLHVTTSAADFYAGDAEQVQKILAKVSHKEHELETTMERWLELEEMKNG; encoded by the coding sequence ATGAGTCTATTGTCGTTAGAACAGATTAGTGTTGCTTTTGGGCATAATCCACTGCTGTCAAAAATTAGTTTTTCAGCGGACGCTGGCGAGCGTGTTGCTATTATCGGCCGTAATGGCGCAGGTAAATCCACTTTATTGAAAGTCATCTCTGGTGAACAAGTTGCCGACGAAGGCATGGTTCGCATTGAAGGGGGAATGAAAGTTGCGCAGCTTCCACAAGAGCTGCCAGCGGCCAATGAAAAAACGGTTCGTGAAGTCGTAAGTGAAGGCGCAGGCCAAGCTCATACTTTGATGGCGCGTTATTTTAAATTATTAGAAGATTTCGAGAATGACCACTCAAATGAATTAGGTGACATTCAAACCGAGCTAGACAAAATTCAAGGCTGGGATCTTGAGCAACGAGTGAATCACATGATTCAACGTTTGGCTCTTCCTGCTGATAAGTTGATGTCGGAGTTGTCAGGTGGTTGGCGTCGTCGTGTTATTTTGGCGCAAGCGTTAATTTCTAATCCTGATGTACTACTGCTAGACGAACCAACAAACCATTTGGACGTACCAACGATTGAGTGGATGGAGCAACAGCTTCAACAATTTCGTGGCTTGATTCTCTTTATTACCCATGATCGTCGCTTTCTTGAAAAACTGGCCAATCGTATTATTGAGTTAGATCGCGGTAACTTAATTTCATTTAGCGGCAGCATTCATGCGTTTTTGGCTTTCAAAGAAAAAATGTTGGAAGAAGAAGAGCGTGCAAATGCATTGTTTGACAAGCGCTTAGCAGAAGAGGAAGTGTGGATTCGTCAAGGTATCAAAGCTCGTCGTACTCGTAACGAGGGTCGAGTTCGTGCTTTGGAGGCGTTGCGAGATGAACGTTCTGAGCGTATAGGTCGTCAAGGTAATGCGAAAATGGCGATTGAGACCAAAGATAAATCCGGCAAGCTAGTCGCCGAATTTACTCAAGTGAGCCACTCCTTTGATGACAAAGTCATTTTACAGCCTATGGATCTGGTTGTTTCTCGTGGTGATCGCATAGGTCTGATTGGACCAAATGGTTGTGGTAAGAGTACTTTTCTGAAGATTCTCTTAGGAAACTTAGAGCCTTCTTCTGGCAAGGTTCACCAAGGTACCAAACTAAACATCGCTTACTTTGACCAATTGCGCGAACAGTTAGACCCAGAGCAAACCGTGGCGGAAAACGTTGGTGAAGGCAAAGACGTTATTGAGATTAATGGTCAAAACAAACACGTTATTGGTTATCTTGGTGACTTCCTTTTCCCTCCAGAACGAGCGCGTACGCCAGTAAAAGCTTTGTCTGGTGGTGAACGAAATCGCGTGTTGTTGGCGAAATTATTTACTCGTCCAGCCAATCTTTTGATAATGGATGAGCCGACCAACGACCTAGATGTAGAAACATTGGAACTGCTCGAAGAGCTGTTAATGAACTACGATGGCACCTTGTTATTGGTAAGTCATGATCGTGCTTTCCTTGATAACGTTGTTACAAGCGTGATCGCGTTTGAAGGCGAAGGCAAAGTCAAAGAATACGTCGGCGGTTATCAAGACTGGATTCGTCAAGGTGGTAAGTTCCCAACGGAATCGACGTCTCAGACGAATGATGAGCCAACCAAAAAAGAAAAAGCCAAACTAGAGGCAAAGAAAGAAGCTGCGTCAGCGGTTAAGCCGAAAGCAAAGCTAAGCTACAAACTGCAGCGTGAATTTGAAAATATGCCAGAAGCCATTGCTACGTTGGAACGAGACATAGCGTCTCTTCATGTTACAACAAGCGCAGCGGATTTCTATGCAGGTGATGCAGAACAAGTGCAAAAAATCTTGGCGAAAGTGTCACACAAAGAACATGAGCTTGAAACAACGATGGAGCGTTGGCTTGAGCTTGAAGAAATGAAAAACGGGTAA
- a CDS encoding efflux RND transporter periplasmic adaptor subunit: MELKSKVGPIAAVVIAAATVGWMYFGGNGITVSPTESTPKENTISSQTAEAKLAYSVQAKTLIAKSIEMHLPLSGKTLADETLLLTNSFQGRIIKLPVEKGDFVKKGSPIVQIDTRTLKVQIEQARLLVKQRTLELDGMKKLAANNLSSKVNVAQAETDLASAKSVERALSVDLENANLTAPFSGVLNTLDVQEGQVLSVGASVGTLVSLNPIRVSVNIPQNKIQQVKLGTQGNIRLESGYEAEGFVSYISTTANESSRTISVEMQVDNPENVIPAGLTAAVDFILDEQKAHAFSPALLTLDNTGRTAIKTIDIDNKVVISPVEIVKSERNQVWVSGLPDNVNIITVGQGFVSAGDKVDAHYQN; this comes from the coding sequence ATGGAGTTAAAAAGTAAAGTAGGACCGATAGCAGCCGTTGTTATCGCCGCAGCAACCGTCGGTTGGATGTATTTTGGTGGCAATGGCATTACGGTTAGTCCAACTGAATCGACGCCCAAAGAAAATACCATTTCATCACAAACGGCTGAGGCTAAACTTGCTTATTCAGTTCAGGCCAAAACACTAATTGCGAAATCCATTGAAATGCACTTACCTTTAAGCGGGAAAACACTAGCGGATGAGACCTTGCTGTTAACAAACAGCTTTCAAGGCCGAATCATCAAGTTACCAGTCGAAAAAGGTGATTTTGTAAAAAAGGGCAGTCCTATTGTCCAGATAGATACTCGTACTCTAAAGGTTCAAATTGAACAAGCTCGCCTTTTAGTAAAGCAAAGAACACTTGAGTTAGATGGCATGAAAAAACTTGCGGCCAATAATCTTTCATCCAAGGTTAATGTTGCACAAGCTGAAACCGACCTTGCCTCAGCCAAATCGGTTGAACGTGCTTTGTCGGTGGATTTAGAAAATGCGAACCTGACCGCTCCTTTTTCCGGTGTACTAAATACGCTGGATGTTCAAGAAGGACAAGTGCTATCGGTCGGCGCATCAGTTGGTACATTAGTGTCTTTGAACCCTATCAGAGTCAGCGTCAATATTCCGCAAAATAAGATTCAACAAGTTAAACTAGGTACACAAGGAAATATTCGCCTTGAGTCTGGTTATGAAGCGGAAGGTTTTGTTTCTTACATCAGTACCACGGCCAATGAATCTAGCCGAACGATTAGTGTCGAAATGCAAGTAGATAACCCAGAGAACGTTATTCCAGCGGGACTAACTGCTGCGGTTGATTTCATTTTAGACGAGCAAAAAGCACACGCCTTCTCCCCTGCCTTATTAACACTCGACAACACAGGCAGAACCGCCATTAAGACAATCGACATTGATAATAAAGTTGTTATCTCACCTGTCGAGATAGTCAAATCTGAACGAAATCAAGTTTGGGTTAGCGGCCTACCCGATAACGTCAATATTATTACTGTCGGACAAGGGTTTGTGTCTGCTGGCGATAAAGTCGATGCACACTATCAAAACTAA
- a CDS encoding efflux RND transporter permease subunit produces the protein MQTLIEAALARSRTVMMFFVLILIMGTVSYIEIAKESDPDITIPMAYVSVSLEGISPEDADSLLVHPLEKELKGLEGLKELKSTASEGHASIILEFESGVDIDQAISDAKDKVDRAKSELPDDADEPTVSEINLSTFPVLRVNLSGNVSFATLSRTAKNLRDSIEAVDGVLEASISGDRDQQAQIIIRPEQLESYNLSLADVANFVSGNNRLVAAGNLDTGAGRFSLKVPGLLKTKEDILNLPIKADGDQVVLLGDIATGELTFEDPSSYARVEGKRSITLAVSKRVGVNIIETIEAVKAVVKNESEQWPDGVEYNLTGDKSTDIETSLNDLFNNVLAATLLVMIVIVWALGIRSALLVGLAIPGAFLSGILILDLQGYTINMVVLFALILSVGMLVDGAIVVTEYADRKLAEGASKRQAYSEAAKRMAWPITASTATTLAVFMPLLFWPDIVGEFMRYMPITIIATLSSSLVMALIVLPTIGSIIGKKGAYSEKTMHTLRITETGDLSQLTGPTGLYGRVLTRLVERPIWVLLFTITLLISVFASYGQFGKGVEFFPNIEPESANLDIRARGDLSLDEKDALVKQVERQVIGTPELKSVVTTSYATPGNSAAPDSIGSISMEFIDWYKRDSASVILDRIRERTKQIPGIEVSAEKEQGGPQSGADIQLQLSSNYSVALNLAADAITKKLLEREEIITVSDDRSLPGIEWRIDINRAEASRYGVDVNSLGNVIKLVTTGITLSDFLPDGADDKIDIVLRYPVNQRSLDQLDQLQIPTNQGSIPASNFIQRYAAPKQGIINRTDGKKTIKIDADVKDGLVVDEVIKAIKIKLDAANIDKTVSYEFRGNTEDQQKSMMFLMKAFGVAFFIMAIILVTQFNNFFQCLLILSAVIFSTMGVLIGLMMKGQPFGIVMSGVGVIALAGIVVNNNIVLIDTFNGLRKQGMMVREAAIRTGVQRLRPVMLTTITTILGLIPMVFQLNIDLIHQSLSVGAPSAQWWTQLSTAIAGGLTFATPLTLILTPCLLVLGYRKKERKQLEALQEATIEQEKIEPEENSTDKGN, from the coding sequence ATGCAAACATTGATTGAGGCGGCCTTAGCTCGCTCACGCACCGTAATGATGTTTTTTGTCCTGATACTCATCATGGGCACGGTTTCTTATATTGAAATAGCCAAAGAAAGTGATCCAGACATCACCATCCCAATGGCGTATGTTTCTGTTTCCTTAGAAGGTATTTCGCCAGAAGATGCAGACAGTTTATTAGTACACCCTTTAGAAAAAGAGCTCAAAGGCTTAGAAGGATTAAAAGAGCTTAAATCGACCGCCTCTGAAGGCCACGCGTCTATTATTCTTGAATTCGAGTCTGGCGTAGACATCGATCAAGCGATTAGCGATGCAAAAGACAAAGTTGATCGAGCTAAAAGTGAACTACCGGATGATGCAGATGAACCAACTGTCTCCGAAATAAACCTCTCAACCTTCCCTGTATTGCGCGTTAATTTATCCGGCAACGTCAGTTTTGCTACCCTTAGCCGTACGGCGAAAAACCTACGAGACTCAATTGAAGCCGTGGACGGTGTATTAGAAGCCAGCATAAGCGGTGACAGAGATCAGCAAGCACAAATAATTATTCGTCCTGAACAACTAGAATCCTACAATCTTTCTCTTGCCGATGTAGCGAACTTTGTTTCAGGTAACAATCGCTTGGTTGCCGCCGGCAACTTAGATACTGGCGCAGGGCGATTTTCTCTTAAGGTTCCAGGTTTACTAAAAACCAAAGAAGACATTCTTAATCTACCAATAAAAGCCGATGGCGACCAAGTGGTGCTTTTAGGTGACATTGCCACTGGCGAACTAACCTTTGAAGACCCAAGCAGCTATGCTCGTGTAGAAGGTAAGCGCAGCATTACTTTAGCGGTTTCAAAACGCGTTGGCGTTAACATCATTGAGACCATTGAAGCCGTTAAAGCCGTAGTAAAAAACGAAAGCGAACAATGGCCTGATGGCGTTGAATACAACCTAACCGGTGATAAATCAACAGACATCGAGACATCACTCAACGATTTATTCAACAACGTCTTAGCTGCCACTCTACTAGTCATGATTGTCATCGTTTGGGCACTTGGTATTCGTAGCGCTTTATTAGTCGGTTTAGCCATTCCTGGTGCGTTTTTATCTGGCATCTTGATTTTGGATTTACAAGGCTACACCATCAACATGGTTGTGCTATTTGCCTTAATACTCAGTGTCGGCATGCTGGTTGACGGTGCCATTGTTGTAACAGAATACGCTGACCGAAAGCTGGCAGAAGGCGCCTCAAAACGTCAGGCTTATAGCGAAGCCGCCAAACGTATGGCGTGGCCAATTACAGCGTCCACTGCAACCACTCTCGCTGTTTTCATGCCACTATTATTTTGGCCTGACATCGTTGGCGAATTTATGCGTTACATGCCAATTACTATTATAGCGACGCTGTCATCATCTCTTGTTATGGCGCTCATTGTATTGCCTACCATTGGATCTATCATTGGTAAAAAAGGTGCTTACAGTGAAAAGACCATGCACACGTTACGTATTACTGAAACAGGTGACCTGAGCCAGCTTACAGGCCCAACCGGCTTATACGGCCGAGTACTTACCCGTCTAGTAGAGCGCCCTATTTGGGTTCTCTTGTTCACTATCACCCTGCTTATTAGCGTTTTTGCCAGTTATGGGCAATTCGGAAAGGGCGTGGAATTTTTCCCAAATATTGAGCCAGAATCTGCGAATTTAGACATTCGCGCCCGTGGCGACCTTTCTCTTGACGAAAAAGATGCGCTGGTAAAGCAAGTTGAGCGACAGGTAATTGGGACGCCAGAACTTAAAAGTGTCGTGACAACGTCGTATGCTACGCCAGGCAACAGCGCGGCTCCTGACAGCATTGGCTCAATCAGTATGGAGTTTATTGATTGGTACAAACGAGATTCTGCCAGCGTTATTTTGGATCGTATTCGAGAGAGAACCAAACAAATTCCAGGTATCGAAGTCAGTGCCGAAAAAGAGCAAGGCGGTCCACAATCTGGTGCAGATATTCAACTACAACTTAGCTCAAATTATTCAGTCGCCCTAAATCTTGCAGCCGACGCAATCACTAAAAAATTGCTCGAGAGAGAAGAGATTATCACCGTAAGCGATGATAGGTCTCTACCGGGAATCGAATGGCGTATTGATATAAATCGCGCTGAAGCTAGTCGATACGGCGTTGATGTGAACAGCTTAGGGAATGTGATTAAGCTAGTTACCACAGGCATTACATTAAGTGATTTCTTACCGGATGGCGCCGACGACAAAATTGATATTGTGCTGCGCTATCCTGTAAATCAACGTAGTTTAGATCAGTTAGACCAGTTACAAATCCCGACGAATCAAGGAAGCATACCTGCGAGCAACTTTATTCAGCGCTATGCAGCACCAAAACAAGGAATAATAAACAGAACAGACGGAAAGAAAACCATTAAAATTGATGCCGATGTCAAAGATGGCCTAGTGGTTGATGAAGTTATCAAGGCCATTAAAATCAAGCTTGATGCCGCCAATATCGATAAAACTGTCAGCTATGAATTTCGTGGCAATACAGAAGATCAGCAAAAATCCATGATGTTTTTAATGAAAGCTTTTGGTGTTGCTTTCTTTATTATGGCTATAATTCTGGTCACTCAGTTCAATAACTTCTTCCAATGCTTGTTAATCCTAAGCGCCGTTATTTTTTCGACGATGGGCGTACTTATCGGACTCATGATGAAAGGCCAACCCTTCGGTATTGTTATGAGCGGCGTTGGTGTTATTGCGTTGGCGGGGATCGTGGTAAATAACAATATCGTTTTAATTGACACCTTCAACGGATTACGCAAACAAGGAATGATGGTTCGTGAAGCCGCTATCCGTACTGGCGTACAGCGTTTAAGGCCAGTAATGCTGACTACAATTACCACTATTCTTGGTTTAATTCCTATGGTGTTCCAATTAAACATTGATTTAATTCATCAATCATTAAGTGTGGGTGCGCCCTCTGCGCAATGGTGGACACAACTATCAACCGCGATTGCTGGTGGACTGACTTTTGCGACGCCGCTAACACTCATACTGACACCTTGTTTGCTCGTATTAGGTTATCGCAAAAAAGAAAGAAAGCAGTTGGAAGCCTTACAAGAAGCGACCATTGAACAAGAGAAAATTGAGCCAGAAGAAAACAGCACAGACAAAGGCAACTAA
- a CDS encoding O-succinylhomoserine sulfhydrylase — protein MSDYKDTTNAIHVGIRQTQEQENSEAIFMTSSFAYSSAEEAAGKFSGEEDGNIYSRFTNPTVALFEKRLAALEKGEASIATSSGMAALMTLAYSLLSAGDRVVCSRNIFGSTVKFFNTYTTKFGVEVIYVDATDYAAWEAAINEKTRFCYFETPSNPLYEVVDVARVSALAHAKGALLCVDTVLATPALQNPLTQGADIVMQSATKFIDGQGRCLGGALIASQEIVDVFTAFMRSAGPCMSPFNAWVLLNGLETLSLRMTAHSLNALKLAEYLEAHSKVLKVNYGGLPSHKYHELAKQQQKDFGGLLSFEVEGGREAAWRVINGTKLMSITGNLGDTKTLVTHPATTTHGRLTDEEKAKAGITEGLIRVSVGLEDIDDIIADIDFALAQLS, from the coding sequence ATGTCTGACTATAAAGACACAACGAATGCGATTCATGTGGGCATTCGCCAAACACAAGAGCAAGAAAACAGCGAAGCCATTTTTATGACCTCGAGCTTTGCTTATAGTAGTGCAGAAGAGGCGGCAGGAAAGTTTTCAGGAGAGGAAGACGGAAATATTTATTCTCGTTTTACAAACCCTACGGTTGCGCTGTTCGAAAAACGTTTAGCGGCGCTCGAAAAAGGCGAAGCTTCCATCGCGACAAGTTCAGGTATGGCCGCGTTAATGACGCTAGCTTATAGTTTATTAAGCGCCGGTGATCGCGTGGTTTGCTCGCGTAACATTTTTGGTTCAACCGTTAAGTTTTTTAATACCTATACAACAAAGTTCGGTGTTGAAGTCATATACGTTGATGCAACAGACTACGCCGCATGGGAAGCAGCGATTAACGAGAAGACACGGTTTTGTTATTTTGAAACGCCCTCCAACCCTCTTTATGAGGTCGTTGACGTCGCACGTGTGTCGGCGTTAGCTCATGCCAAAGGTGCGTTGCTTTGCGTGGACACCGTGTTGGCGACTCCAGCATTGCAAAATCCGTTGACGCAAGGTGCGGACATCGTTATGCAGTCTGCGACCAAGTTTATTGATGGGCAAGGGCGCTGTTTGGGCGGTGCCTTGATTGCTAGCCAAGAGATTGTCGATGTTTTTACTGCGTTTATGCGTAGTGCGGGCCCCTGTATGAGTCCATTTAATGCCTGGGTGTTATTGAATGGTTTAGAGACATTGTCTTTGCGTATGACGGCGCACTCATTAAATGCCTTAAAATTGGCTGAGTATTTAGAGGCGCATTCTAAAGTGCTTAAAGTGAATTATGGTGGATTACCAAGTCATAAATATCATGAATTGGCTAAGCAGCAGCAAAAAGATTTTGGTGGCTTGTTATCGTTTGAAGTCGAAGGTGGTCGTGAAGCCGCATGGCGCGTCATTAACGGCACAAAATTGATGTCGATTACCGGTAATTTAGGCGATACGAAAACTTTGGTTACTCATCCTGCAACAACGACTCATGGTCGATTAACGGACGAAGAAAAAGCCAAAGCGGGGATTACCGAAGGTTTGATTCGTGTATCGGTTGGGTTAGAAGATATTGACGATATTATTGCAGACATAGACTTTGCCCTAGCGCAATTGTCTTAA
- the purF gene encoding amidophosphoribosyltransferase, translating to MCGIVGVVGTSVVNQAIFDALTVLQHRGQDAAGMVTSHNGRLCLRKDNGPVSEVFRTRHMKKLQGNIGIGHVRYPTAGTSSSAEAQPFYVNSPYGISLAHNGNLTNTTKLKREVFESDLRHINTTSDSEVLVNVLAHELHQEGKLIPTPEDIFNALERVYKRIEGGYAVVTLITGYGILAFRDPDGIRPLIYGSKQTESGLEYMVASESVALDAAGFKVERDIQPGEAIFFDVNHKVHVRQCTPKKVARPCLFEYVYFARPDTVIDNISVYKARINMGDRLAAKIQREWKGIDIDVVIPIPDTSRTAALQIAQALNIPFREGLVKNRYIGRTFIMPGQEIRKKSVRQKLNPVPYEFKDKTVLLVDDSIVRGTTSKEIIEMAREAGAKKVYIASAAPEVRYPNVYGIDMPAAHELIAHNRNVDEICTLIGADKLIFQDLGDLIEACIDEKHSDVREFDTSVFDATYITGNIDSAYLASIEGARNDLNKSAIEDMQSSDMMHPM from the coding sequence ATGTGTGGTATCGTTGGTGTCGTAGGCACGTCTGTGGTTAACCAAGCAATTTTTGATGCGTTAACCGTTCTTCAGCATCGTGGGCAAGATGCTGCAGGTATGGTAACCAGCCATAACGGACGATTATGCTTGCGCAAAGACAATGGTCCGGTGAGTGAAGTGTTTCGCACTCGCCATATGAAAAAACTCCAAGGAAATATAGGGATAGGTCATGTTCGCTATCCAACGGCTGGAACATCCAGTTCAGCAGAAGCTCAACCTTTCTATGTTAACTCTCCTTACGGTATTTCCCTTGCACACAATGGCAACTTAACAAATACGACTAAACTGAAGCGTGAGGTGTTTGAGTCTGACTTGCGTCACATCAATACTACTTCTGACTCTGAAGTGCTCGTAAACGTATTGGCCCATGAGCTCCATCAAGAAGGAAAATTAATTCCTACGCCAGAAGATATTTTTAATGCGCTTGAGCGTGTTTATAAACGTATTGAAGGTGGTTATGCGGTTGTTACTCTGATTACTGGTTATGGTATTTTGGCGTTCCGTGATCCTGATGGTATTCGGCCATTGATTTACGGTTCTAAGCAAACCGAGTCTGGTCTTGAATACATGGTGGCTTCTGAAAGTGTTGCGCTTGACGCGGCAGGCTTTAAAGTCGAACGTGATATTCAACCAGGAGAAGCAATCTTTTTTGATGTAAATCATAAGGTTCATGTGCGTCAATGTACGCCTAAAAAAGTTGCTCGTCCTTGTTTGTTTGAATACGTTTACTTTGCTCGACCGGACACTGTTATTGATAATATTTCGGTTTATAAAGCGCGAATTAATATGGGCGATCGCCTTGCCGCGAAAATCCAGCGTGAGTGGAAAGGCATTGATATCGATGTAGTTATCCCCATTCCTGATACCAGCCGTACGGCTGCTCTGCAAATCGCACAAGCATTGAATATTCCGTTCCGTGAAGGCTTGGTAAAAAACCGCTACATTGGTCGTACCTTTATTATGCCGGGCCAAGAAATTCGCAAAAAATCGGTTCGTCAAAAATTAAATCCAGTGCCTTATGAGTTTAAAGACAAAACAGTCTTGTTGGTTGATGATTCCATTGTTCGCGGTACAACGAGTAAAGAGATCATCGAAATGGCAAGAGAAGCGGGTGCGAAAAAAGTATATATCGCTTCAGCGGCACCGGAAGTTCGTTATCCAAATGTATATGGCATTGACATGCCAGCAGCGCATGAACTGATTGCCCATAACCGTAATGTTGATGAGATTTGCACGTTAATTGGCGCAGATAAGTTGATCTTTCAAGACTTAGGTGATTTGATCGAAGCATGTATTGATGAAAAACACTCTGACGTTCGAGAGTTCGATACATCTGTATTTGATGCAACTTATATAACTGGCAATATTGATAGTGCGTATTTGGCCAGTATTGAAGGGGCGCGCAATGATTTGAATAAGTCTGCTATCGAAGATATGCAGAGTAGCGATATGATGCATCCTATGTAA
- a CDS encoding CvpA family protein: MEQVNSMSTIDWLIIAVVILSTLLSLKRGFVKEVLSLLTWVIAFIVSIKFSDQMQTLLLDQVQNDQIRYIVSFVSLFIATLVVGALVSFLLGSLIQVTGLSSTDRVLGMLFGFARGSLIVVAFVSLLSLSPAIEKTEFWKTSQLIPQLGQLNDWTRDMLGKSSDLMDSTLIDRALGN, encoded by the coding sequence ATGGAGCAAGTAAATTCAATGTCGACGATTGACTGGTTGATTATTGCCGTAGTGATTCTTTCCACACTGCTAAGTTTGAAAAGAGGGTTTGTAAAAGAAGTACTATCGCTTCTTACTTGGGTTATTGCCTTTATCGTATCGATAAAATTCTCTGACCAAATGCAAACTCTGTTACTTGATCAAGTTCAAAATGATCAGATTCGTTATATTGTTTCTTTTGTTTCTCTGTTTATAGCAACCTTGGTAGTAGGGGCGTTAGTCAGCTTTTTACTAGGCTCCCTGATTCAAGTAACAGGCTTGTCGAGCACCGATAGAGTATTAGGCATGCTCTTTGGTTTCGCGCGAGGCAGCTTGATTGTTGTGGCTTTTGTCTCTTTGTTGAGTCTAAGTCCTGCTATAGAGAAAACAGAGTTTTGGAAAACATCACAATTGATCCCTCAATTGGGGCAGTTGAATGACTGGACGCGTGATATGTTAGGCAAGAGTTCGGATCTTATGGATTCAACTCTCATTGACCGCGCCCTTGGCAATTAG
- a CDS encoding SPOR domain-containing protein — translation MIDRTITYRLIGAGIMVLSAAVILPLVLDGERPAELDVQVQVTSPPAFPILDIAPVKPADSLPIESNSADNKAVGEIRLIPVPQSAKDIESIRNAESKTPQADNNPVVTASAKKVSPEKVAERWVLQIATFKSKDNAIRLVEKLKDSDYDAYSLTTNSLYKVYVGPEFKRETSEKMREEIKKKFSLTGIVVKYSVN, via the coding sequence ATGATAGATAGAACCATAACATACAGACTTATTGGTGCCGGTATCATGGTGCTGTCCGCTGCGGTAATACTGCCATTAGTTTTAGATGGTGAGCGTCCAGCTGAGCTGGATGTTCAAGTTCAGGTAACGTCACCGCCGGCTTTCCCTATTTTAGACATTGCCCCAGTCAAGCCTGCAGACAGTTTACCGATTGAATCGAATAGCGCAGACAATAAAGCAGTAGGCGAAATTCGCCTTATTCCTGTTCCACAGTCAGCAAAAGATATTGAAAGCATCCGTAACGCTGAATCTAAGACACCTCAAGCTGATAATAATCCTGTAGTAACTGCGTCAGCTAAGAAAGTATCACCTGAAAAGGTTGCAGAACGTTGGGTGCTTCAAATTGCAACGTTTAAAAGCAAAGACAACGCAATTCGTCTGGTCGAAAAGCTTAAAGACTCAGATTACGATGCTTATAGTTTAACGACAAATTCGCTCTATAAGGTATACGTTGGTCCTGAATTCAAAAGGGAAACCTCTGAAAAAATGCGTGAAGAAATTAAGAAAAAATTTAGCTTAACTGGCATTGTTGTTAAGTATTCAGTGAATTAG